A DNA window from Centroberyx gerrardi isolate f3 chromosome 5, fCenGer3.hap1.cur.20231027, whole genome shotgun sequence contains the following coding sequences:
- the pdrg1 gene encoding p53 and DNA damage-regulated protein 1, which translates to MDAESKRVLEYLTEVEEAAEDVLTNKQQIVDLDSKRNRNREALNALRNDIPDSGKVKVCFGNMFIKFPKSKTREMIQKDQEQLDKEINDLRKGLKAKVNRLNEMQGKPELRGYSLSPLSGDEIKAINSLLKR; encoded by the exons ATGGACGCTGAATCTAAGCGTGTTTTGGAGTATTTGACAGAAGTTGAGGAGGCGGCTGAAGATGTTCTCACTAATAAACAACAG atTGTGGACCTAGACTCAAAGAGGAATAGGAACAGAGAGGCTTTGAACGCACTACGAAACGACATACCAGATTCAG GGAAAGTGAAGGTTTGCTTTGGAAACATGTTCATCAAATTTCCCAAATCAAAGACCAGAGAGATGATTCAGAAAG acCAGGAACAGCTAGACAAGGAAATAAATGACCTTCGCAAAGGACTGAAAGCAAAAGTCAATCGTCTCAATGAGATGCAAG GAAAACCTGAGCTGAGGGGCTAcagcctttctcctctctctggtgATGAAATCAAAGCCATCAACAGCCTTTTAAAGAGATGA